A single window of Pseudomonas lijiangensis DNA harbors:
- a CDS encoding CopD family protein: MTAFAPVYTLHALAAMVWVGGMFFAWMVLRPAVGSALEGPLRLKLWLQVFPRFFVWVWAAIVVLPITGVGMIQLNFTSFETAPRYVQVMMGLYVVMVALFLRIQSLQLPELQRAVEAGQWAEGAAALGRIRRLVGINLIVGLTVVAIAAARPTF, encoded by the coding sequence ATGACCGCTTTCGCCCCTGTCTACACACTGCATGCTCTGGCCGCCATGGTCTGGGTTGGCGGGATGTTTTTCGCCTGGATGGTCCTGCGACCGGCCGTCGGTTCGGCACTGGAAGGCCCGTTGCGCCTGAAATTGTGGCTCCAGGTGTTTCCACGATTTTTCGTCTGGGTCTGGGCCGCCATCGTAGTATTACCCATCACCGGCGTCGGCATGATCCAGCTGAACTTCACCAGTTTCGAGACAGCCCCACGCTACGTACAGGTCATGATGGGATTGTATGTGGTGATGGTCGCCCTGTTTCTGCGTATCCAGTCGTTACAGCTACCGGAGTTGCAGCGCGCCGTAGAGGCCGGGCAATGGGCCGAGGGTGCTGCGGCACTGGGCAGGATCAGGCGTCTGGTGGGCATCAACCTGATCGTGGGCCTGACCGTGGTTGCGATTGCAGCGGCAAGGCCGACGTTCTAG
- a CDS encoding collagen-like protein, with amino-acid sequence MRNLLLLTALFSPLALAQTISVESHSLMRLPGNNNVLQVERLEVADYGTLLIPSNITEVKVGELVLGHEARIAIVPGSQTFSLVVNHGELGAGSEIMARGAPGTFEKTALPGRNLILRLQSLNAEQLTVDARGGAGARGYAGLDGGNGQAPGCVWGQASRGYDGDNGGSGRDGAAGAQVRLELPQSFAAERIKVNVEGGAPGPGGEGGKPGKGGESKGCIVYRADGGKPGKPGQTGQPGAAGPAGTLNLQRL; translated from the coding sequence CGCACTCCCTGATGCGCCTGCCGGGTAACAACAATGTCTTGCAGGTCGAGCGCCTGGAAGTGGCGGATTACGGCACCTTGCTGATTCCCTCGAATATTACCGAGGTCAAGGTGGGTGAGCTGGTGCTTGGGCATGAAGCGCGTATCGCGATCGTGCCAGGCTCGCAGACGTTCAGCCTTGTGGTGAACCATGGCGAGCTGGGTGCCGGCAGCGAGATCATGGCCCGTGGTGCGCCGGGCACTTTTGAAAAAACTGCTTTGCCGGGGCGCAATCTGATCCTGCGCCTGCAAAGCCTGAACGCCGAGCAACTGACCGTCGATGCTCGTGGCGGCGCCGGTGCGCGAGGTTATGCCGGACTTGATGGTGGCAATGGTCAGGCGCCGGGTTGCGTCTGGGGACAGGCAAGCCGCGGTTATGACGGTGACAATGGCGGCAGTGGCCGTGACGGCGCAGCCGGGGCGCAGGTTCGTCTGGAATTGCCACAAAGCTTTGCTGCCGAGCGGATCAAGGTCAATGTCGAAGGCGGAGCCCCTGGGCCGGGCGGCGAGGGTGGCAAGCCGGGCAAGGGCGGAGAATCCAAGGGCTGCATCGTTTATCGAGCCGATGGCGGCAAGCCGGGCAAACCCGGTCAAACGGGTCAGCCAGGTGCTGCTGGGCCTGCCGGAACACTGAACCTGCAACGTTTGTAA